The Arthrobacter sp. MN05-02 genome includes the window GTTCGGTCGAGGCCACGGATGTGATGATGCCGCTGAACGGGGTGATGCTTCCCGCCGGACGCCCGAAGGCTTTCACCGTTGCCTGCAGCTCCTGCCAGTAGGAAGTGGCGGAATCGATGTCGAAGGGATTGTTGTAGGTGGCATCGGCGAAACGCCCAGCCAGCTGCAGACCATTACCGCCCCCACCAGCCTGGAAAATTACCGGCTGACCCTGCGGAGAAGGCGGCAGGTTCAACGGGCCGCGGGAGGATACGTACTTTCCCGTGATTCCGACCGGGTTGATCTTGGAAGCATCGGCGAACCGGCCGCTCTCCACGTCGAGCAGCAACGCATCATCCTGCCAGCTCCCCCACAGTGCCTGCACAGATTCCACGACCTCATGAGCTCGTTCATAGCGGGCTCGACGGTCGGGAATGTCGGCGCCAAAATTCAAGGCGGCAGCCGGCGTGGAGGTAGTGACCGCATTCCAACCGGCCCGTCCCCCACTGATCAGATCCAGGGCCCGGAACTGGCGGGCCAGCGTGTAGGGCTCGGTGAATGACGTCGAGGCGGTGGCCACCAGACCGATACGCTCCGTTTCCCGGGCCACGGCCGTGAGCGTAATCATCGGCTCCAACGCATGCTGCGGTGGCTCCGAGGACACATCCACGCTCAGCGCGGGAGTGTCGGCCAGGAACAACGCGTCGAACTTGCCACGCTCGGCCACCTGCGCGGCCTTCACGAACACATCAGCGTTGATGAAGGCATCCGTCTTCGCTCCGGGCCACCTCCACGCGCCCCGCTCAATCCCGTATCCACCAATGAGCTGCACCGTCAAATGCATCTGCTGCCGCTGAACCATCACAACACTCCTTACCCTTGATCTTCAG containing:
- a CDS encoding nitrilotriacetate monooxygenase, with product MVQRQQMHLTVQLIGGYGIERGAWRWPGAKTDAFINADVFVKAAQVAERGKFDALFLADTPALSVDVSSEPPQHALEPMITLTAVARETERIGLVATASTSFTEPYTLARQFRALDLISGGRAGWNAVTTSTPAAALNFGADIPDRRARYERAHEVVESVQALWGSWQDDALLLDVESGRFADASKINPVGITGKYVSSRGPLNLPPSPQGQPVIFQAGGGGNGLQLAGRFADATYNNPFDIDSATSYWQELQATVKAFGRPAGSITPFSGIITSVASTEREALQRREQLDALGDLDSRVQYLGQQLGIPLEPESLDKPIHPDLLARAFAHPGDPRSPLSLRLAREGFTVRQIIAHGPINYHPVALGTPEQVADMLQRWFEAGIGGGFNINPDVSFDGLTDFVDHVVPILQKRGLYRRDYEGTTLREHLGVPYLNGRRPASALDRGQA